One stretch of Candidatus Baltobacteraceae bacterium DNA includes these proteins:
- a CDS encoding cytochrome b/b6 domain-containing protein, giving the protein METVNKPVYRHSVAARATHWLWFVAILVLVTSGLQIFNAAPYLDASDKSNPARRVLSFDAQQGPHGSIGTTTIFGHEFQTTGLFGYTDDGAGAQEERAFPGWITLPNYQDLADGRRWHIFFAWVLVVAWSSYVISAAIRGDLKDLIARPSDFKKALPMQLYYLKLRRDPPEHGKYNPLQKITYTLVLFVLVPLIILTGLALSPGVDAIARPLTAVFGGRQFARLWHFTFMALLIMYFGVHMFFVITTRPIENLKSMITGWYRLGKHDGVGP; this is encoded by the coding sequence ATGGAAACGGTTAATAAGCCGGTTTATCGCCACTCGGTCGCCGCACGTGCAACGCACTGGCTGTGGTTTGTTGCAATTCTCGTCCTTGTGACGAGCGGCTTGCAGATTTTCAACGCCGCGCCGTACCTTGACGCCTCCGATAAGAGCAATCCGGCAAGGCGCGTCCTCTCGTTCGATGCGCAGCAAGGTCCGCACGGATCGATCGGGACGACGACGATCTTCGGCCACGAGTTTCAGACGACGGGCTTGTTCGGCTACACCGATGACGGCGCGGGCGCGCAAGAAGAACGCGCTTTCCCGGGCTGGATCACGCTGCCAAATTATCAAGATCTTGCGGACGGACGCCGCTGGCATATCTTCTTTGCATGGGTGCTCGTCGTTGCGTGGTCGTCATACGTGATCTCGGCGGCGATCCGCGGCGATCTCAAAGACTTGATAGCACGTCCGTCCGATTTCAAAAAAGCGTTACCGATGCAGCTCTACTATCTCAAGCTGCGTCGCGATCCGCCCGAGCACGGCAAATACAATCCTTTGCAAAAGATCACGTACACGCTCGTGCTCTTCGTGCTCGTTCCGCTCATCATCCTCACGGGGCTTGCGCTCTCGCCGGGCGTTGATGCGATCGCCCGACCGCTTACAGCCGTGTTCGGCGGGCGTCAATTCGCCCGATTGTGGCACTTCACGTTCATGGCGCTGCTGATCATGTATTTCGGCGTGCACATGTTCTTCGTGATCACGACGCGGCCGATCGAGAATCTCAAGTCGATGATCACGGGTTGGTATCGGCTCGGCAAACACGACGGAGTCGGACCGTGA
- a CDS encoding MOSC domain-containing protein, whose translation MIPEHSPQVVSINIGQVKTIEYRGKPIRTAILKTPYDGRLRLEGVNLRGDDQADRRVHGGPERAAYAYALEDYLWWQDRLGRTIPHGKFGENLTLSGVDISGALIGERWHIGNAVVQVTSPRVPCYKLGFVMNDQRFVKRFADALRPGAYLGIVQEGDVGPGDAVEVIYKPDHKLTLREMMRIYFFDHERLSEMLVPELPTGWRDWVKTETAPPD comes from the coding sequence GTGATTCCCGAGCATAGCCCTCAAGTCGTCTCGATCAACATCGGGCAAGTTAAGACGATTGAATATCGCGGGAAACCGATTCGAACCGCGATTCTCAAAACGCCGTACGACGGGCGTCTGCGGCTCGAAGGCGTCAATTTGCGGGGCGACGATCAAGCCGATCGTCGCGTGCACGGCGGTCCCGAACGCGCAGCGTACGCGTACGCGCTCGAAGACTATTTGTGGTGGCAAGACCGTCTCGGCCGAACGATACCGCACGGAAAATTCGGCGAGAACCTCACGCTCAGCGGCGTCGACATCAGCGGCGCGCTGATCGGCGAGCGCTGGCACATCGGCAACGCCGTCGTGCAAGTGACGTCGCCGCGCGTGCCGTGCTACAAACTTGGCTTCGTCATGAACGATCAACGCTTTGTCAAGCGCTTTGCAGACGCGTTACGTCCCGGCGCCTATCTCGGCATCGTGCAGGAAGGCGACGTCGGCCCCGGTGACGCTGTCGAAGTCATCTACAAGCCCGATCACAAGCTCACGCTGCGGGAAATGATGCGCATCTACTTCTTCGATCATGAACGCCTGAGCGAGATGCTTGTCCCCGAATTGCCGACCGGCTGGCGCGATTGGGTAAAAACGGAAACTGCCCCACCCGATTAA
- a CDS encoding Crp/Fnr family transcriptional regulator: MSENKVFYLKNNRLFSGVGDRVDDTAHIFTTVLYPAKTAIFEQGDPTRLVYLVKRGNIRISRITPDGKEITVAILGAGDIFGEETLFAKGQRTTVATTIGEALVCTARADDLFELLSRDPELALNVAKIVHDRLDDASATIEDLAYAKVADRLINLFERLAAEHGVETAEGTRIDVRLTHADIASLIGSTRETVTVELANLSRDGRLHSDHGIFTLLHEKH; the protein is encoded by the coding sequence ATGAGCGAGAACAAAGTCTTCTACCTCAAGAACAACCGGCTGTTCTCCGGCGTTGGTGATCGCGTCGATGACACGGCGCACATCTTCACGACCGTTCTGTATCCGGCCAAGACCGCGATCTTCGAGCAAGGCGACCCGACACGGCTCGTGTACCTCGTCAAGCGCGGTAACATCCGCATCTCGCGGATCACACCCGACGGCAAAGAGATCACGGTCGCGATCCTCGGCGCAGGCGACATCTTCGGCGAAGAGACATTGTTCGCAAAAGGTCAACGCACGACCGTCGCAACGACGATCGGCGAAGCGCTGGTGTGTACGGCACGCGCCGACGATCTGTTCGAACTGCTGTCGCGCGATCCCGAACTTGCACTGAACGTTGCCAAGATCGTACACGACCGGCTCGACGACGCGTCGGCGACGATCGAGGATCTCGCGTATGCGAAGGTTGCGGACCGTTTGATCAATCTCTTCGAGCGTCTCGCAGCCGAGCACGGTGTCGAAACCGCCGAGGGAACGCGCATCGACGTTCGTCTCACGCACGCCGATATTGCTTCGCTGATCGGAAGTACACGCGAGACCGTGACTGTCGAACTTGCGAACCTGTCGCGCGACGGACGGCTGCACAGCGATCATGGCATCTTCACGTTGCTCCATGAAAAGCACTAG
- a CDS encoding biotin carboxylase N-terminal domain-containing protein, whose protein sequence is MIRRLLIANRGEIAVRVARAAREMEIVPLGVYSDADERAFHRRVMNESARIGPPPALESYLNIGAILDAARAMDADSVHPGYGFLAESATFASAVRDAGLVFVGPPTEAIAAMGSKIESKRLVRKNGVPTIPGYDGDDQSSARLRTEAQRIGPPVLIKASAGGGGRGMRIVEDIAQFDEALDAARREAKSAFGDDRVLLEKYLRKPRHIEVQVLADKFGATVHMGERECSIQRRHQKILEEAPSVAIDDALRTRLGQAAIAAARSVGYENAGTVEFLVDEGKFYFLEMNTRIQVEHPVTELAYGVDLIRAQIELASGDGMRPEFKRDLSPRGWAIEVRLYAEDPSTFLPSSGTVTRWIAPEGPGIRVDSGIAPGSEVGVWYDPMLAKIIAWGGSREAAIRRLSCALDELEISGVRTNLPLLQWILRDEAFNAGATSTNFLNERLPEGFDAASEDVDDDDILGAAAAALRDGASWRVGSTGIPLDLSVGGRTVRLRASLIEGDRWKISGDISGEVALGDTNSARYTLAAPPRSDVDVHATGGGDGTVVAPMPGKIVAVAVQEGEEVEERALLVVLEAMKMEHRIEAPVAGTVREIAVAPGALVAAGERLVTIT, encoded by the coding sequence ATGATTCGACGCCTCCTCATCGCGAATCGCGGCGAGATCGCGGTTCGCGTCGCGCGCGCGGCCCGCGAGATGGAAATTGTACCGCTCGGCGTCTATTCGGATGCCGACGAGCGCGCATTCCATCGTCGCGTCATGAACGAAAGCGCGCGCATCGGGCCGCCACCCGCGCTCGAGTCGTATCTCAACATCGGCGCGATCCTGGATGCGGCGCGTGCGATGGACGCGGATTCGGTCCATCCGGGATATGGTTTTCTCGCCGAAAGCGCGACATTTGCGTCGGCGGTGCGCGACGCCGGACTCGTGTTCGTTGGGCCGCCCACGGAAGCTATCGCTGCAATGGGCAGTAAGATCGAGTCGAAGCGCCTCGTGCGCAAAAACGGCGTTCCGACGATTCCCGGCTACGACGGCGACGATCAATCGAGCGCGCGCTTGCGCACCGAAGCGCAACGCATTGGGCCGCCGGTCTTGATCAAGGCCAGCGCGGGCGGGGGCGGGCGCGGCATGCGTATCGTCGAGGACATCGCGCAATTCGATGAAGCGCTCGACGCAGCGCGACGTGAAGCTAAGAGCGCGTTCGGCGACGATCGCGTCCTGCTCGAAAAATATCTGCGCAAGCCGCGGCACATCGAAGTGCAAGTCCTCGCGGACAAATTCGGCGCGACCGTACACATGGGCGAGCGCGAATGTTCGATTCAGCGGCGCCATCAGAAAATTTTGGAAGAGGCGCCCTCGGTCGCGATCGACGATGCGTTACGCACGCGTCTCGGACAGGCAGCGATCGCGGCAGCCCGTTCGGTCGGCTACGAAAACGCCGGCACCGTCGAGTTTCTCGTCGATGAGGGCAAGTTTTATTTCCTGGAAATGAACACGCGCATTCAAGTCGAGCATCCGGTCACGGAGCTTGCCTACGGCGTCGATCTCATTCGCGCGCAGATCGAGCTTGCGAGCGGAGATGGCATGCGCCCCGAGTTCAAGCGCGATCTCTCGCCGCGCGGTTGGGCGATCGAGGTGCGTTTGTACGCCGAGGATCCTTCGACGTTCTTACCGTCGAGCGGAACGGTGACGCGTTGGATCGCTCCCGAAGGTCCGGGTATTCGTGTCGACTCCGGCATCGCACCGGGAAGCGAGGTGGGCGTTTGGTATGACCCGATGCTCGCGAAGATCATCGCGTGGGGTGGTTCACGTGAGGCTGCGATTCGCCGGCTTTCGTGCGCGCTCGACGAGCTCGAGATCAGCGGCGTTCGCACGAATCTTCCGCTTCTGCAATGGATCTTGCGCGACGAAGCGTTCAACGCAGGCGCGACCAGCACGAATTTCTTGAACGAACGTTTGCCCGAAGGCTTCGATGCTGCGTCCGAGGACGTCGATGACGACGATATTCTAGGCGCGGCAGCGGCGGCGCTTCGCGACGGCGCATCCTGGCGCGTCGGGTCGACGGGTATTCCGCTCGATCTTTCCGTCGGCGGCCGCACCGTTCGTTTGCGCGCCAGTTTGATTGAAGGCGATCGCTGGAAGATTTCGGGCGACATTTCGGGCGAAGTCGCGCTCGGCGATACGAATAGTGCACGCTACACGCTGGCTGCACCGCCCCGCTCGGATGTCGACGTTCACGCAACCGGCGGCGGCGATGGGACCGTCGTCGCGCCGATGCCGGGAAAGATCGTCGCGGTCGCGGTGCAAGAGGGCGAAGAAGTCGAGGAACGCGCGCTGCTGGTCGTACTCGAAGCAATGAAGATGGAGCATCGCATTGAGGCGCCGGTCGCGGGGACCGTCCGTGAGATCGCCGTCGCCCCGGGCGCACTCGTCGCCGCCGGCGAACGCCTCGTCACTATCACCTGA
- a CDS encoding PhnD/SsuA/transferrin family substrate-binding protein: MQDAAIVTPENATMTLAPEKTWSVPQQLFASMPWYDLPEIREATDAFWTALRTKLAERGIEDLPQRLDRDVPYGVDWNSKCLFTQTCGYPIFTTARTQFHVLGIPCYTAPGCDGRLHRSFIVVRASSNARDIESLRGGTFAINEPDSNSGMNLPRRLFASYHRDGRFFEERVVSGSHAASIELVAAGQVDAAAVDCVTYALLQRYRPDAVAETRVIAETPASPAPPFATSARIDASIFRILRQTLTSVIHDPQGREICEPLMLGAVELADESAYAVVLEYEREAELIGYPALL, from the coding sequence TTGCAGGACGCGGCGATCGTCACGCCTGAAAACGCGACCATGACGCTCGCTCCGGAAAAGACATGGTCGGTACCGCAACAGCTCTTTGCAAGCATGCCGTGGTACGATCTGCCGGAAATTCGCGAAGCGACGGATGCGTTTTGGACTGCGCTCCGCACCAAGCTCGCCGAACGCGGGATCGAAGACCTTCCGCAGCGGCTGGACCGCGACGTACCGTACGGCGTCGATTGGAACAGCAAGTGTCTTTTCACGCAAACCTGCGGCTATCCGATCTTCACGACCGCGCGTACGCAATTTCACGTGCTGGGAATCCCATGCTACACGGCGCCCGGATGTGACGGCCGCTTACATCGCAGTTTCATCGTCGTACGGGCGAGCTCGAACGCGCGTGATATCGAATCTCTGCGTGGCGGCACATTCGCGATCAACGAACCTGATTCCAATTCAGGTATGAATCTGCCGCGACGCCTCTTCGCGTCATATCATCGCGACGGGCGTTTCTTCGAAGAACGAGTCGTAAGTGGCAGTCACGCCGCGAGCATCGAGCTCGTCGCGGCCGGTCAGGTGGACGCAGCAGCCGTCGATTGCGTTACGTACGCACTCTTGCAGCGCTATCGACCTGATGCTGTTGCCGAAACGCGTGTGATCGCTGAGACGCCAGCGTCGCCGGCGCCACCCTTTGCAACCTCCGCACGGATCGACGCGAGCATCTTTCGCATCCTACGCCAAACGCTGACAAGCGTGATTCACGATCCGCAGGGTCGCGAGATCTGCGAACCACTGATGCTCGGCGCCGTCGAGCTCGCAGACGAATCAGCCTACGCGGTCGTGCTCGAGTACGAACGCGAGGCCGAGCTCATCGGATATCCGGCGCTGCTCTAA
- a CDS encoding molybdopterin-dependent oxidoreductase codes for MKRGFFLASLGLTGCGYHLGNKLNETTWIHNALGVVQPLDHRIIGTRGMARLYTDVAVDRDFRTNGFDPPMTTEYTRWATDDFRGYKLIVDGLVDRPQAFTLAELRAMPQLTQITRHDCVEGWSAIGKWSGVRLGDAIAMAMPQHGARYAVFHCMDTTSDMSLYYESLDLHEAAHPQTVLALKLNDASLDPAHGAPVRLRVPTQLGYKSAKWVRRIELVASFSAIGEGKGGYWEDNGYEWYAGI; via the coding sequence GTGAAGCGCGGCTTCTTCCTCGCATCGCTTGGGCTAACGGGATGCGGCTATCATCTCGGCAACAAGCTCAACGAAACGACGTGGATTCACAACGCGCTCGGCGTCGTTCAGCCGCTCGATCACCGCATCATCGGGACGCGCGGAATGGCTCGTCTTTATACGGACGTGGCAGTCGACCGTGATTTTCGCACGAACGGTTTCGATCCGCCGATGACGACGGAATATACGCGCTGGGCGACGGACGATTTTCGCGGCTATAAGCTGATCGTCGACGGACTGGTCGATCGGCCGCAAGCGTTCACGCTTGCGGAACTGCGCGCGATGCCGCAGCTGACGCAAATCACACGCCACGATTGCGTCGAAGGATGGAGTGCGATCGGCAAATGGTCCGGCGTCCGACTCGGCGATGCAATCGCGATGGCGATGCCGCAGCACGGCGCGCGCTACGCGGTGTTCCATTGTATGGATACGACCTCCGACATGTCGCTCTACTACGAGAGCCTCGACTTGCACGAAGCAGCGCATCCGCAGACCGTGCTTGCTCTCAAACTGAACGACGCGTCCCTCGATCCCGCGCACGGCGCACCGGTGCGGTTACGCGTTCCCACGCAACTCGGCTACAAGAGCGCGAAATGGGTGCGGCGCATCGAGCTCGTTGCGTCATTCTCCGCGATCGGCGAAGGCAAAGGCGGCTATTGGGAAGATAACGGCTACGAGTGGTACGCTGGAATTTAG
- a CDS encoding VOC family protein, translated as MTLFRVSIEVAGIDEATAFYSELLDMPGKRHPGARHYFDIGEVTLSVLDVSAGGENPQPCPTLYFAVDDVHAAHKRAKALDALATFMVHDEPASEVLERPWGERSFYVIDPWGNQLCFVEQGTLYT; from the coding sequence ATGACACTCTTCCGGGTCAGCATCGAGGTCGCCGGTATCGATGAAGCGACCGCGTTCTATTCAGAGCTGCTCGACATGCCGGGGAAACGCCATCCCGGCGCGCGCCATTATTTTGATATCGGTGAGGTAACACTGTCGGTCCTCGACGTCTCGGCGGGCGGCGAAAATCCACAACCGTGCCCGACTCTCTATTTCGCGGTCGACGACGTCCATGCCGCGCACAAGCGTGCAAAGGCGCTCGACGCTCTCGCGACGTTCATGGTGCACGACGAACCGGCAAGTGAAGTACTCGAGCGTCCGTGGGGCGAGCGCTCGTTCTACGTCATCGATCCTTGGGGAAACCAGCTTTGCTTCGTCGAGCAAGGCACGCTTTATACTTAG
- a CDS encoding GNAT family N-acetyltransferase — translation MLRVRPLTPDLWPALEDLFGPRGATDGCWCMYWRIGKEYKKRERSENKRAFGRIVKHGPPPGLLAFEGELAVGWCQVTPRADLPILDQRRVSPRVDDLPVWSLSCSYVRKGYRRKGIVSALIAAAVKEAKRAKAPALEAYPYVTRQPVYVGLLSTFKRAGFEIVARPTPSRAIVRHNLGA, via the coding sequence ATGCTTAGGGTTCGTCCTCTGACGCCCGATCTCTGGCCGGCGCTCGAGGATCTCTTCGGCCCGCGTGGCGCAACGGACGGCTGCTGGTGCATGTACTGGCGCATCGGCAAAGAGTACAAGAAGCGCGAACGCTCTGAGAACAAACGCGCGTTCGGGCGCATCGTCAAGCACGGTCCGCCGCCGGGATTGCTCGCCTTTGAGGGTGAGCTCGCGGTTGGCTGGTGCCAGGTGACGCCGCGCGCCGACCTCCCAATTCTCGATCAACGACGCGTCTCACCACGAGTTGACGATTTGCCCGTTTGGTCACTCTCGTGCTCTTACGTGCGGAAGGGCTACCGTCGTAAAGGCATCGTGTCGGCATTGATCGCCGCCGCGGTCAAGGAAGCTAAGCGCGCAAAAGCACCCGCGCTCGAAGCATACCCCTACGTAACAAGACAACCCGTGTACGTCGGATTGCTATCGACGTTCAAGCGTGCGGGATTCGAAATCGTGGCTCGACCCACGCCGAGCCGCGCAATCGTTCGGCACAATCTAGGAGCCTAA
- a CDS encoding thioredoxin-like domain-containing protein — protein sequence MTRRDALVAATLLTGALTFARPRGANAAARTLDPILAYGDWLDVRPTAESLQGRVVLVDVFTFACWNCQNVTPNLRTLHRTKPSSDLVIIGVHTPETPYERDRANVVANLKRLGITWPVAIDNNSKLWNTYGVQYWPTQMIFDRNGRLHTTVVGDSQDADVDKAIALLSSRA from the coding sequence GTGACGCGCCGCGATGCCTTAGTAGCGGCAACGCTCCTTACCGGAGCGCTCACATTTGCGCGGCCGCGAGGAGCGAACGCGGCCGCGCGAACGCTCGATCCGATTCTAGCCTACGGCGACTGGCTCGACGTGCGGCCGACCGCAGAATCGTTGCAGGGCCGCGTCGTGCTCGTCGACGTCTTCACGTTTGCGTGCTGGAATTGTCAGAACGTCACGCCGAATCTGCGCACGCTTCATCGCACGAAGCCCAGCTCCGATCTCGTCATCATCGGCGTACACACGCCGGAGACGCCCTACGAGCGCGACCGTGCGAACGTCGTCGCCAACCTCAAGCGGCTCGGCATCACCTGGCCCGTTGCAATCGACAACAACTCGAAGTTATGGAACACGTACGGCGTCCAGTATTGGCCTACGCAAATGATATTCGATCGCAACGGCAGGCTGCACACGACCGTCGTCGGCGACTCGCAAGATGCCGACGTCGACAAAGCGATTGCCCTTTTGTCATCCCGAGCGTAG
- a CDS encoding hydroxymethylglutaryl-CoA lyase, producing MSALSLTNLPPRVKVVEVGPRDGLQNEKAHIPTADKIRYIDLLTDSGLAVIEATSFVSPKAIPQLSDADEVYRTIKKRDGVTYLVLVPNEKGLNRAIDAGVRSIAVFTAASETFTKRNINMSIEESLDVFGAVTRRAREAGMWVRGYISTCFGCPYEGKVPVENVVRVAESLAEMGIDEISIGDTIGVATPNQVVELSAALQTHLPVERLAMHFHDTRGTALANIVAALEMQIATFDASSGGLGGCPYAPGASGNVATEDVLYLLHGMGIETGVDLDKVRLASRTLAGALDHELTSKTYKALEAAAAG from the coding sequence ATGAGCGCGCTCAGTCTTACTAACCTTCCTCCGCGGGTCAAGGTCGTTGAAGTCGGCCCCCGCGACGGATTGCAAAACGAAAAAGCCCACATTCCGACGGCCGACAAGATCCGTTACATCGATCTGCTCACGGATTCGGGCCTGGCGGTCATCGAAGCGACATCGTTCGTGAGCCCGAAAGCAATTCCACAGCTCTCGGACGCCGACGAAGTCTATCGCACGATCAAGAAGCGCGACGGCGTCACGTATCTCGTGCTCGTTCCGAACGAAAAAGGGCTCAACCGCGCGATCGATGCCGGTGTGCGCTCGATTGCGGTCTTCACCGCCGCAAGCGAAACGTTCACGAAGCGCAACATCAACATGTCGATCGAGGAATCTCTCGACGTGTTCGGCGCCGTCACCCGGCGTGCGCGTGAAGCCGGGATGTGGGTGCGCGGTTATATCTCGACGTGCTTCGGTTGCCCTTACGAAGGCAAAGTGCCGGTTGAGAACGTCGTGCGCGTCGCCGAGTCGCTCGCCGAGATGGGAATCGACGAGATCTCGATCGGCGACACGATCGGTGTAGCAACACCGAATCAAGTTGTCGAGCTGTCCGCCGCGCTGCAGACACACCTGCCGGTAGAACGGCTCGCGATGCACTTCCACGACACGCGCGGTACGGCGCTTGCAAATATCGTCGCGGCGCTTGAGATGCAGATCGCCACGTTCGATGCATCGAGCGGTGGCCTTGGTGGATGTCCGTACGCACCGGGCGCTTCAGGTAATGTTGCGACCGAAGACGTGCTCTATCTTCTGCACGGCATGGGGATCGAAACGGGCGTCGATCTCGACAAAGTGCGGCTGGCGTCGCGCACGCTCGCCGGCGCACTCGATCACGAGCTGACCTCGAAGACATACAAAGCGCTAGAAGCTGCAGCCGCTGGGTGA
- a CDS encoding enoyl-CoA hydratase-related protein gives MEPLARLSVERNGTVARVTLNRPDVRNAFNAELIAELSRTFADIDRRPELRAVVLSGEGKMFSAGADINWMRASLELSEDANRRDAEAMSDMYRAIDRCSKMVITRVHGAAIAGASGLCAVSDVVVAAEGSIFGFTETKIGIIPATIAPFVVAKIGLSQARALFLTGERFDAKRALSIGLVHHVVPESELDDTIARVLDELMTASPTAVTAAKRALAAICDASYDDTRAISARAIAAQRVSEEGQEGLRAFLERRKPRWISE, from the coding sequence ATGGAGCCTCTCGCACGCCTCTCGGTGGAACGGAATGGCACGGTCGCTCGCGTCACGCTCAACCGGCCCGACGTGCGGAACGCATTCAATGCCGAGCTGATCGCCGAGCTCAGCCGGACCTTTGCCGACATCGACCGCCGGCCGGAGTTGCGGGCCGTCGTCTTATCCGGCGAAGGCAAGATGTTCAGCGCCGGCGCCGATATCAATTGGATGCGCGCATCGCTCGAGCTCAGCGAGGACGCGAATCGCCGCGATGCCGAGGCAATGTCGGATATGTATCGCGCGATCGACCGTTGCAGCAAGATGGTTATCACGCGCGTCCACGGCGCTGCCATCGCCGGCGCATCCGGTTTGTGTGCCGTCTCCGACGTCGTCGTAGCCGCTGAGGGATCGATCTTCGGCTTCACCGAGACGAAGATCGGAATCATTCCCGCAACGATCGCTCCGTTCGTGGTGGCCAAGATCGGACTATCGCAGGCTCGTGCATTGTTCTTGACGGGCGAGCGCTTCGACGCCAAACGTGCTTTGAGCATCGGTCTCGTGCATCATGTCGTTCCGGAATCGGAGCTCGACGACACGATTGCGCGCGTGCTCGATGAATTGATGACCGCAAGTCCGACGGCAGTAACCGCGGCGAAGCGCGCGCTGGCAGCCATTTGCGACGCATCGTATGATGACACGCGCGCGATTTCGGCGCGCGCAATCGCGGCGCAACGCGTCAGCGAGGAAGGCCAAGAGGGCCTGCGAGCGTTTTTGGAACGCCGCAAGCCGCGCTGGATATCCGAATGA